The following coding sequences are from one Triticum aestivum cultivar Chinese Spring chromosome 5A, IWGSC CS RefSeq v2.1, whole genome shotgun sequence window:
- the LOC123101970 gene encoding indolin-2-one monooxygenase, producing MALEAANHYLQLAGVHGTSTPAVLLTVLLLLIIRLAWVRTATASTRFGKQQQLPPSPPGKLPIIGHLHLLGSQTHISIRDLDAKHGRNGLLLLRIGAVPTLFVSSPSAAEAVLRTHDQIFASRPPSMAANIIRYGPTDIAFAPYGEYWRQARKLLTTHMLSAKVVHSFRHGRQEEVRLIINKIRAAATRGTAVDMSELLSGYTNDVVCRAVLGESHRKEGRNRLFSELTEINVSLLGGFSLENYIPPNMVMADALLRLVSVKAQRLNKRWDDLFNEIIEEHLHPSKPSSGEQQAADFIDLLLSLKEEYGLTTDNIKAILVDMFEAGIETSYLTLEYGMAELMNNRHILTKLQEEVRSQGKKLDMITEEDLSSMAYLRATIKETLRMHPPAPFLLPHFSTADCKIDGYLIPANTRVLVNAWALGRDPSSWERPEDFWPERFLQDQDGDVDTQMRGKDLRFLPFGFGRRICPGMNFGFATMEVMLANLMYHFDWDVPNMVGTGAGVDMAESFGLTLRRKEKLQLVPQIP from the exons ATGGCTCTTGAAGCAGCGAACCACTACCTGCAGCTCGCCGGCGTCCATGGCACATCCACGCCGGCAGTACTACTCACCGTTCTCCTGCTACTCATCATTCGACTAGCATGGGTGAGGACCGCAACCGCGTCAACAAGATTCGGCAAGCAGCAACAGCTCCCGCCTTCACCTCCAGGCAAGCTGCCCATCATcggccacctccacctcctcggcTCCCAGACACACATATCCATCCGGGACCTCGATGCCAAGCATGGCCGCAATGGCCTCTTGCTCCTCCGCATCGGTGCCGTACCCACCTTGTTCGTGTCCTCGCCGAGCGCCGCCGAGGCCGTCCTGCGCACCCACGACCAAATCTTTGCGTCGCGGCCGCCATCCATGGCCGCCAACATCATTCGCTATGGGCCAACAGACATCGCGTTTGCACCCTATGGCGAGTACTGGCGGCAGGCCAGGAAGCTCTTAACCACACATATGCTCAGCGCGAAGGTGGTGCACTCCTTCCGCCATGGTCGTCAAGAAGAG GTGCGCCTCATTATCAACAAGATCCGTGCGGCGGCCACCAGAGGCACGGCGGTGGACATGAGCGAGCTCCTGTCCGGCTACACCAATGACGTCGTATGCCGTGCGGTCCTAGGAGAATCCCACCGCAAGGAAGGCCGGAACAGGCTTTTCAGCGAGCTCACAGAGATCAATGTCTCCCTTCTTGGTGGGTTCAGCCTCGAGAATTACATCCCCCCAAATATGGTAATGGCGGATGCGCTCTTGAGGCTGGTTTCCGTCAAGGCTCAGCGACTCAACAAGAGGTGGGACGACTTGTTCAACGAGATCATCGAGGAACACCTACACCCCAGCAAACCATCATCTGGCGAGCAGCAAGCAGCAGATTTCATAGATCTTCTGCTCTCTCTCAAGGAAGAGTACGGTCTCACTACGGATAACATCAAGGCCATTTTGGTG GACATGTTTGAGGCAGGCATAGAAACATCTTATCTGACGTTGGAATACGGCATGGCTGAGCTCATGAACAACAGACACATTCTGACAAAATTACAGGAGGAGGTAAGATCCCAAGGCAAAAAGTTAGACATGATAACGGAGGAGGACCTTAGCAGCATGGCCTACCTAAGGGCAACCATCAAGGAGACGCTGCGCATGCACCCACCAGCACCCTTCCTCCTCCCACACTTCTCCACCGCTGACTGCAAGATCGACGGATACTTGATACCCGCCAACACACGTGTCCTTGTGAATGCTTGGGCCCTAGGGAGGGATCCATCGTCTTGGGAGAGGCCAGAGGATTTCTGGCCTGAGAGGTTTCTGCAGGATCAAGATGGTGATGTGGACACCCAAATGAGGGGTAAGGATCTTAGGTTCCTGCCATTTGGGTTCGGGCGGAGGATTTGTCCAGGGATGAATTTTGGGTTCGCCACCATGGAGGTTATGTTAGCAAATCTCATGTACCATTTTGATTGGGATGTTCCAAATATGGTGGGTACCGGCGCAGGGGTTGATATGGCTGAGTCGTTCGGGTTAACGCTTCGCCGAAAGGAGAAGCTTCAACTTGTTCCTCAGATTCCCTAA